From Mytilus galloprovincialis chromosome 9, xbMytGall1.hap1.1, whole genome shotgun sequence, the proteins below share one genomic window:
- the LOC143046521 gene encoding uncharacterized protein LOC143046521 gives MTLRDSKDAKVKEAKVKIRTGRKWKAEESVKEAETRLKHSVIVCVTAVGRQGFGMTTKPRWDTSNEKGRRELVQQEIRQMEEESRNVKAVGMKQQGSWLNWQGARSRALTWSEIWSMEGYRLSFLLRSVYDVLPSPSNLYTWGLIEDPTCTLCKDKPASLQHVLSACPVALKDGRYTWRHESVLKTIAAKLDTTRRKKRKMQKNITFVNFVRAGEKKDNQAEGLGILGTASDWQMTADIHQHMSFPSRNSSNIAKTRYSHLVTGN, from the coding sequence ATGACGTTGAGAGACAGCAAAGATGCTAAAGTGAAAGAAGCCAAAGTAAAGATCAGGACAGGAAGAAAATGGAAAGCAGAGGAATCAGTTAAGGAAGCTGAGACCAGACTAAAGCACAGTGTCATCGTTTGTGTAACAGCAGTTGGTAGACAGGGATTTGGTATGACAACAAAACCAAGGTGGGATACATCAAATGAGAAGGGACGGAGGGAACTGGTGCAACAGGAAATACGACAGATGGAAGAAGAGAGTAGGAATGTTAAGGCAGTAGGAATGAAACAGCAGGGTAGTTGGTTGAATTGGCAAGGAGCTAGAAGCAGGGCATTGACCTGGAGCGAGATTTGGAGTATGGAGGGATACAGATTGAGTTTTCTCCTAAGATCAGTGTATGATGTTTTACCAAGCCCATCAAACCTCTATACCTGGGGGTTGATAGAAGACCCAACATGCACCTTATGCAAAGACAAACCAGCATCCCTACAGCATGTGTTGTCAGCATGTCCAGTCGCACTGAAAGATGGAAGATATACATGGAGGCATGAGAGTGTATTGAAAACAATAGCAGCAAAGTTGGATACCACCAGGAGAAAGAAGAGAAAGATGCAGAAGAACAtcacatttgtaaattttgtgaGGGCTGGAGAAAAGAAAGACAACCAGGCAGAAGGTTTAGGGATACTTGGAACAGCATCAGACTGGCAGATGACAGCAGACATACATCAACACATGAGTTTCCCCAGCAGAAATAGCAGCAACATCGCTAAGACCAGATATAGTCATTTGGTCACAGGGAACTAG